One Xiphophorus hellerii strain 12219 chromosome 1, Xiphophorus_hellerii-4.1, whole genome shotgun sequence DNA segment encodes these proteins:
- the kcnd1 gene encoding A-type voltage-gated potassium channel KCND1 isoform X1, producing MAAGVATWLPFARAAAVGWLPLAKKTMPKPPVDNSSRSDEILYVNVSGVRFQTWKNTLDRYPDTLLGSSEKEFFYNEDTQEYFFDRDPEMFRHILNFYRTGKLHYPRHECVQAFDEELAFYGIVPEIIGDCCMEEYRDRKKENQERLAEDTEANEATDAPLPPHSTSRERLWRAFENPHTSTMALVFYYVTGFFIAVSVIANVVETVPCRPPKGSVKDLPCGEKYQLAFFCMDTACVLIFTFEYLMRLFAAPSRCKFMRSVMSVIDVVAIMPYYIGLVMPENEDVSGAFVTLRVFRVFRIFKFSRHSQGLRILGYTLKSCASELGFLLFSLTMAIIIFATVMFYAEKGTKGSTFTSIPASFWYTIVTMTTLGYGDMVPNTIAGKIFGSICSLSGVLVIALPVPVIVSNFSRIYHQNQRADKMRAQQKVRLARIRMAKKGTSNAFLQYKEDHTLGDRNSDSTALCVKNRSAFEHQHNHLLHCLEKTTNHEFTDEMTYSELCMTESVGFRTSRSTSLSSQQGAQNNSTGCCPRRARRRAAMRLANSTVSVSRGSVQELDTLQFKTTSIPPQTRSSLNAQPDNLKLNCGDQDFTAAIISIPTPPANTPDESLPPTPTPVPGILRNTRATAYTHETVKISSL from the exons ATGGCAGCCGGCGTAGCCACGTGGCTGCCGTTTGCGCGGGCGGCGGCGGTGGGCTGGCTGCCGTTGGCCAAGAAGACGATGCCCAAACCTCCGGTGGACAACTCGTCCCGATCCGACGAGATCCTGTACGTCAACGTGAGCGGCGTCCGCTTCCAG ACGTGGAAGAACACTCTGGACCGCTACCCCGACACACTGCTGGGTTCCTCGGAGAAGGAGTTCTTCTACAACGAAGACACCCAGGAGTATTTCTTCGACAGAGACCCAGAGATGTTCCGGCACATCCTGAACTTCTACCGGACCGGGAAGCTGCACTACCCCCGACACGAGTGCGTCCAGGCGTTTGATGAGGAGCTGGCCTTCTACGGCATTGTGCCAGAGATCATCGGGGATTGCTGCATGGAG GAATACCGGGACAGGAAGAAGGAGAACCAGGAGCGGCTGGCAGAGGACACGGAGGCCAACGAGGCGACCGACGCCCCGCTGCCCCCCCACAGCACCTCCAGGGAGCGGCTGTGGCGCGCCTTCGAGAACCCGCACACCTCCACCATGGCGCTGGTCTTCTACTACGTCACGGGCTTCTTCATCGCCGTGTCGGTCATCGCCAACGTGGTGGAGACGGTGCCGTGCCGGCCGCCCAAGGGCAGCGTGAAGGACCTGCCCTGTGGCGAGAAGTACCAGCTGGCCTTCTTCTGCATGGACACGGCCTGCGTTCTCATCTTCACCTTCGAGTACCTGATGCGCCTCTTTGCGGCGCCCAGCCGCTGCAAGTTCATGCGCTCGGTGATGTCGGTGATTGACGTGGTGGCCATCATGCCCTACTACATCGGCCTGGTGATGCCCGAGAACGAGGACGTGAGCGGCGCCTTCGTCACTCTGCGGGTCTTCCGGGTTTTCCGGATCTTCAAGTTCTCGCGGCACTCGCAGGGCCTGCGTATCCTGGGCTACACGCTGAAGAGCTGCGCCTCGGAGCTGGGCTTCCTGCTCTTCTCGCTCACCATGGCCATCATCATCTTCGCCACCGTCATGTTCTACGCCGAGAAGGGAACCAAGGGCTCCACCTTCACCTCCATCCCAGCCTCCTTCTGGTACACCATCGTCACCATGACGACGCTGGG gtACGGTGACATGGTTCCTAACACGATCGCAGGGAAGATCTTCGGCTCCATCTGCTCCCTGAGCGGCGTTCTGGTCATCGCGCTGCCCGTCCCGGTCATCGTGTCCAACTTCAGCCGGATCtaccaccagaaccagagagcCGACAAGATGAGAGCACAGCAG AAAGTCCGTTTGGCTCGAATCCGCATGGCGAAGAAAGGAACTTCAAACGCCTTCCTGCAGTACAAAGAGGACCACACTCTGGGA GACCGGAACAGCGACAGCACGGCTCTGTGTGTGAAGAACAGATCCGCCTTTGAGCATCAGCACAACCACCTGCTTCACTGTCTGGAGAAAACTACG AACCACGAGTTCACCGATGAGATGACCTACAGCGAGCTCTGCATGACCGAGTCGGTGGGCTTCCGGACCAGCCGCAGCACCTCTCTGTCCAGTCAGCAGGGGGCGCAGAACAACTCCACAGGCTGCTGCCCCCGCCGGGCCCGCAGAAGAGCCGCTATGCGACTGGCCAACTCCACGGTGTCCGTGAGCCGGGGCAGCGTCCAGGAGCTGGACACCCTGCAGTTTAAGACCACCTCCATACCGCCACAAAC TCGATCCAGCCTCAACGCCCAGCCGGACAACCTCAAGCTGAACTGTGGTGATCAGGACTTCACCGCCGCCATCATCAGCATTCCCACTCCGCCTGCCAACACGCCGGACGAGAGTCTGCCTCCGACGCCGACGCCCGTCCCCGGCATCCTGCGGAACACCCGGGCCACCGCCTACACCCACGAAACCGTCAAGATCTCCTCCTTATAA
- the kcnd1 gene encoding A-type voltage-gated potassium channel KCND1 isoform X2, producing the protein MAAGVATWLPFARAAAVGWLPLAKKTMPKPPVDNSSRSDEILYVNVSGVRFQTWKNTLDRYPDTLLGSSEKEFFYNEDTQEYFFDRDPEMFRHILNFYRTGKLHYPRHECVQAFDEELAFYGIVPEIIGDCCMEEYRDRKKENQERLAEDTEANEATDAPLPPHSTSRERLWRAFENPHTSTMALVFYYVTGFFIAVSVIANVVETVPCRPPKGSVKDLPCGEKYQLAFFCMDTACVLIFTFEYLMRLFAAPSRCKFMRSVMSVIDVVAIMPYYIGLVMPENEDVSGAFVTLRVFRVFRIFKFSRHSQGLRILGYTLKSCASELGFLLFSLTMAIIIFATVMFYAEKGTKGSTFTSIPASFWYTIVTMTTLGYGDMVPNTIAGKIFGSICSLSGVLVIALPVPVIVSNFSRIYHQNQRADKMRAQQKVRLARIRMAKKGTSNAFLQYKEDHTLGDRNSDSTALCVKNRSAFEHQHNHLLHCLEKTTVRQEPQEPQEPRLWFILLIIAALHRKHKPHKNKKMRHHTMRAGWS; encoded by the exons ATGGCAGCCGGCGTAGCCACGTGGCTGCCGTTTGCGCGGGCGGCGGCGGTGGGCTGGCTGCCGTTGGCCAAGAAGACGATGCCCAAACCTCCGGTGGACAACTCGTCCCGATCCGACGAGATCCTGTACGTCAACGTGAGCGGCGTCCGCTTCCAG ACGTGGAAGAACACTCTGGACCGCTACCCCGACACACTGCTGGGTTCCTCGGAGAAGGAGTTCTTCTACAACGAAGACACCCAGGAGTATTTCTTCGACAGAGACCCAGAGATGTTCCGGCACATCCTGAACTTCTACCGGACCGGGAAGCTGCACTACCCCCGACACGAGTGCGTCCAGGCGTTTGATGAGGAGCTGGCCTTCTACGGCATTGTGCCAGAGATCATCGGGGATTGCTGCATGGAG GAATACCGGGACAGGAAGAAGGAGAACCAGGAGCGGCTGGCAGAGGACACGGAGGCCAACGAGGCGACCGACGCCCCGCTGCCCCCCCACAGCACCTCCAGGGAGCGGCTGTGGCGCGCCTTCGAGAACCCGCACACCTCCACCATGGCGCTGGTCTTCTACTACGTCACGGGCTTCTTCATCGCCGTGTCGGTCATCGCCAACGTGGTGGAGACGGTGCCGTGCCGGCCGCCCAAGGGCAGCGTGAAGGACCTGCCCTGTGGCGAGAAGTACCAGCTGGCCTTCTTCTGCATGGACACGGCCTGCGTTCTCATCTTCACCTTCGAGTACCTGATGCGCCTCTTTGCGGCGCCCAGCCGCTGCAAGTTCATGCGCTCGGTGATGTCGGTGATTGACGTGGTGGCCATCATGCCCTACTACATCGGCCTGGTGATGCCCGAGAACGAGGACGTGAGCGGCGCCTTCGTCACTCTGCGGGTCTTCCGGGTTTTCCGGATCTTCAAGTTCTCGCGGCACTCGCAGGGCCTGCGTATCCTGGGCTACACGCTGAAGAGCTGCGCCTCGGAGCTGGGCTTCCTGCTCTTCTCGCTCACCATGGCCATCATCATCTTCGCCACCGTCATGTTCTACGCCGAGAAGGGAACCAAGGGCTCCACCTTCACCTCCATCCCAGCCTCCTTCTGGTACACCATCGTCACCATGACGACGCTGGG gtACGGTGACATGGTTCCTAACACGATCGCAGGGAAGATCTTCGGCTCCATCTGCTCCCTGAGCGGCGTTCTGGTCATCGCGCTGCCCGTCCCGGTCATCGTGTCCAACTTCAGCCGGATCtaccaccagaaccagagagcCGACAAGATGAGAGCACAGCAG AAAGTCCGTTTGGCTCGAATCCGCATGGCGAAGAAAGGAACTTCAAACGCCTTCCTGCAGTACAAAGAGGACCACACTCTGGGA GACCGGAACAGCGACAGCACGGCTCTGTGTGTGAAGAACAGATCCGCCTTTGAGCATCAGCACAACCACCTGCTTCACTGTCTGGAGAAAACTACGGTGAGGCAGGAACCACAGGAACCACAGGAACCACGCCTGTGGTTCATCCTCCTGATTATAGCTGCTCTTCATCGTAAACACAAACcacacaagaacaaaaaaatgagaCACCATACCATGAGAGCAGGATGGAGCTAA